In Deltaproteobacteria bacterium, one genomic interval encodes:
- the lpdA gene encoding dihydrolipoyl dehydrogenase, translating to MTDYDVLVIGAGPGGYVAAIRCAQLGLRTACVERAELGGICLNWGCIPTKALLRSAEVLELCRRAGDFGVRADGVAADFGAMVARSRAIAAKISKGVAYLFRKNGVESIAGTARLLGAGKVEIAGDAGSRTVSAEHIIVATGARARSLPVAPFDGRVVLSYREAMTLPAVPASLVVVGAGAIGVEFASLYRSLGAEVTIVEYVDRLVPLEDEDVSAELARAFKKRGIRVETGCEVTAVEVRGDRAAVTVARRTDPAARHTVEAERVLVSVGVAPNTDGLGLEDIGVTLDRGFIRVDDDLRTDVRGVYAIGDVCTVGPALAHVASAQGVQVAEHIAGAAPVRIDYDCIPACTYCHPEIASVGLTEAQARARGIELRVGRFPFGPLGKTVAAGEYPGFAKFLWDARDHSLVGAHLIGPAVTDLIAEPTLAKSTEVNAESLMHTVHAHPTFAEALKGATEEAFGRAIDI from the coding sequence ATGACCGACTACGACGTCCTCGTGATCGGCGCCGGTCCCGGCGGCTACGTCGCGGCGATTCGCTGCGCGCAGCTCGGGCTGCGCACCGCGTGCGTCGAGCGCGCGGAACTCGGCGGCATCTGCCTGAACTGGGGCTGCATCCCGACCAAGGCGCTGCTTCGCTCGGCCGAGGTGCTGGAGCTGTGCCGGCGCGCGGGGGACTTCGGAGTGCGCGCCGACGGCGTCGCAGCCGACTTCGGCGCGATGGTCGCGCGCTCGCGCGCGATCGCCGCGAAGATCTCCAAGGGGGTCGCCTACCTATTTCGCAAAAACGGCGTCGAATCGATCGCGGGCACGGCACGGCTGCTCGGCGCCGGCAAGGTCGAGATCGCGGGCGACGCCGGATCCCGCACCGTGTCGGCCGAGCACATCATCGTCGCGACCGGTGCGCGCGCGCGGTCGTTGCCGGTCGCCCCGTTCGACGGCCGCGTGGTGTTGTCGTACCGCGAGGCGATGACCCTGCCGGCGGTGCCGGCGTCGCTGGTCGTCGTCGGCGCCGGCGCCATCGGCGTCGAGTTCGCGTCGCTGTACCGGTCGCTCGGCGCCGAGGTCACGATCGTCGAGTACGTCGACCGGCTGGTGCCACTCGAAGACGAGGACGTGTCGGCGGAGCTGGCGCGCGCGTTCAAAAAGCGCGGCATTCGGGTCGAGACCGGCTGCGAGGTCACGGCGGTGGAGGTGCGGGGCGATCGCGCCGCCGTGACCGTCGCGCGCCGGACGGACCCGGCCGCGCGCCACACGGTGGAGGCCGAACGCGTGCTCGTGTCGGTCGGCGTCGCGCCGAACACGGACGGCCTCGGCCTCGAGGACATCGGCGTCACCCTCGACCGCGGATTCATTCGCGTCGACGACGACCTGCGGACCGACGTGCGCGGCGTCTACGCGATCGGCGACGTGTGTACGGTCGGGCCGGCGCTGGCGCACGTGGCGAGCGCCCAGGGCGTCCAGGTCGCCGAGCACATCGCGGGCGCGGCGCCGGTGCGGATCGACTACGACTGCATTCCGGCGTGCACGTACTGCCATCCGGAGATCGCGTCGGTCGGGCTCACCGAGGCGCAGGCGCGCGCCCGCGGCATCGAGCTTCGCGTCGGCCGGTTCCCCTTCGGCCCCCTCGGCAAGACCGTGGCGGCGGGGGAGTACCCGGGGTTTGCCAAGTTCTTGTGGGACGCCCGCGACCATTCCCTCGTCGGCGCCCATCTCATCGGCCCCGCGGTCACCGATCTCATCGCCGAACCGACCCTCGCGAAGTCCACCGAGGTCAACGCCGAGAGCTTGATGCATACTGTTCACGCGCACCCGACGTTCGCCGAGGCGCTCAAGGGTGCGACCGAGGAAGCCTTTGGCCGAGCGATCGACATCTGA
- a CDS encoding serine/threonine protein kinase, whose translation MSDLQADRPRTGTRLRYHAAGIEAPRPLEGVKKIGRYEIIRVLGKGAMGVVYKGRDPDLERDVAIKTIVAPDKIGRRGRSAYFERFQREAKAAAKMQHPAIVTIFDVGLDGEQPFMVLEYLPGESLADRLDRVRLPIQKAVNIARDLASALAFAHGKGIVHRDVKPANVLHAGDERWKLADFGIARMPNSDLTQAGIFMGTPGYAPPEAIREGLYTPQADVFAWGAVLYELLSGRIPYEGPDTPTTNGYVIRGTARSPRVYDPSIPQPLADVAMRALAGDPAERFKTAAEAEQALMAAWDRCLQEGLIHPSALARKEVPHAQVRGPFHGPDGASGEARAAAAPPSNATDSIEVRIESEDDVGDDDPTRIVIRERSAPPRPADDRTIEASDSIIIEDEEIRKNQELLERARATAERAAGELVAGGPAALQPRPAPNVWVWVVFVLSAVVVGGIAAFYLWRL comes from the coding sequence ATGAGCGACCTGCAAGCAGACCGGCCGCGAACGGGCACGCGGCTGCGCTACCACGCGGCGGGCATCGAGGCGCCGCGGCCGCTCGAGGGCGTCAAGAAGATCGGGCGCTACGAGATCATCCGCGTGCTCGGCAAGGGCGCGATGGGGGTGGTCTACAAGGGACGCGACCCGGACCTGGAGCGCGACGTCGCGATCAAGACGATCGTCGCGCCGGACAAGATCGGCCGGCGAGGGCGCAGCGCCTACTTCGAGCGGTTCCAGCGCGAGGCCAAGGCCGCCGCCAAGATGCAGCACCCGGCGATCGTGACCATCTTCGACGTCGGCCTCGACGGCGAGCAGCCGTTCATGGTGCTCGAGTATCTGCCCGGCGAGTCGCTCGCCGACCGGCTCGACCGCGTCCGGTTGCCCATCCAGAAGGCGGTCAACATCGCGCGCGATCTGGCCAGCGCGCTCGCGTTCGCCCACGGCAAGGGGATCGTGCACCGCGACGTCAAGCCGGCGAACGTGTTGCACGCCGGCGACGAGCGGTGGAAGCTGGCCGACTTCGGCATCGCGCGGATGCCGAACTCCGACCTCACCCAGGCCGGCATCTTCATGGGCACGCCGGGGTACGCGCCGCCCGAGGCGATCCGCGAGGGGCTGTACACGCCGCAGGCGGACGTGTTCGCGTGGGGCGCCGTGCTCTACGAGCTTCTGTCCGGCCGCATCCCGTACGAGGGACCGGACACGCCGACGACCAACGGCTACGTCATTCGCGGGACCGCCCGGTCGCCGCGGGTGTACGATCCGTCGATTCCGCAGCCGCTGGCGGACGTCGCGATGCGCGCGCTGGCGGGCGACCCCGCCGAGCGCTTCAAGACCGCGGCGGAAGCCGAGCAGGCGCTGATGGCCGCGTGGGACCGCTGCCTGCAGGAAGGCCTGATCCACCCCTCGGCGCTCGCTCGCAAGGAGGTGCCCCACGCGCAGGTGCGCGGGCCGTTCCATGGGCCTGACGGCGCCAGCGGCGAGGCGCGGGCGGCGGCCGCGCCGCCGAGCAACGCGACCGATTCGATCGAGGTGCGCATCGAGTCCGAGGACGACGTCGGCGACGACGACCCGACGCGCATCGTCATCCGCGAGCGCAGCGCGCCGCCGCGGCCGGCCGACGACCGCACCATCGAGGCGAGCGACTCGATCATCATCGAGGACGAAGAGATCCGGAAGAACCAGGAGCTGCTGGAGCGGGCGCGGGCGACGGCCGAGCGCGCTGCCGGCGAGCTCGTCGCCGGCGGTCCCGCGGCCCTCCAGCCGCGGCCGGCGCCGAACGTGTGGGTCTGGGTCGTGTTCGTGCTCAGCGCGGTCGTCGTCGGCGGGATCGCCGCGTTCTATTTGTGGCGGCTGTGA
- a CDS encoding tetratricopeptide repeat protein, with product MGVAEKHKRSGTAAVLAAAVAAIAGPARAQPAPGAPVPYGVLAFDNRSGARGLEWMRLAVPFVLGEKLEAHPGLRPVYGTLVVPDGPPAGIGADAVRAFAARTQAEWVWTGAVDRAPDWQLVLVVQLWRARGDRVERIGEVQHRGSFEDVHVMVDGAIRELCARGGVPVPDGARGVFGAPTRDFYAFTLFGRGLAYIHGLDHKPHLGYAAKQLARAVFIDPKLAAAHRLLGVVHLWKKQWARARGQFAYALELRPGYPAALAGQARALMHEGRERRARELLEQLVDQRPWDVDLRLDLGRLYWQAGDVDRARHHLEAVVAAAPERLDARRLLVLVHAARGDAADLVSELEVVRELAPDDVEVQLDLAAAYAAAGRQEDAVATYRAVLDRHPRHLLALAFLGDLYRARGDLGAAIALYKRALRAHPDDPRPYFLLGGAYVAAGDDAAAKRVFLRAQRFADYLPETYNNLGSILYRAGRLGEARWYLVRAVRRRPESARLRYNLALVYSTLRDLDAAAAQIEAGLSLDPDHVGLHYLRGVLALRRGDADAARAAFERVLALDPDHEDARHNLALLDGMQRRAVDGEIGIELPQPAP from the coding sequence ATGGGGGTCGCGGAAAAACACAAGCGCAGCGGCACGGCGGCCGTGCTGGCGGCCGCCGTCGCGGCGATCGCCGGTCCGGCGCGCGCGCAACCCGCGCCGGGCGCGCCGGTGCCGTACGGCGTGCTGGCGTTCGACAACCGATCCGGCGCGCGCGGGCTGGAGTGGATGCGGCTCGCCGTGCCGTTCGTCCTCGGTGAGAAGCTCGAGGCGCACCCGGGCCTGCGGCCGGTCTACGGCACCCTGGTCGTCCCCGACGGGCCGCCCGCGGGAATCGGCGCGGACGCGGTGCGCGCGTTCGCGGCGCGCACGCAAGCCGAATGGGTGTGGACGGGCGCCGTCGACCGCGCGCCGGACTGGCAGCTCGTGTTGGTCGTGCAACTGTGGCGCGCGCGCGGTGATCGCGTCGAGCGAATCGGCGAGGTCCAGCACCGCGGCTCGTTCGAGGACGTTCACGTCATGGTCGACGGCGCGATCCGCGAGCTGTGCGCCCGCGGCGGCGTGCCGGTGCCCGACGGCGCCCGCGGCGTGTTCGGCGCGCCGACGCGCGACTTTTACGCGTTCACCTTGTTCGGCCGCGGGCTCGCCTACATCCACGGCCTCGACCACAAGCCCCACCTGGGCTACGCGGCCAAACAGCTCGCGCGCGCGGTGTTCATCGATCCGAAGCTGGCCGCGGCCCACCGGCTGCTCGGCGTCGTCCACCTGTGGAAGAAGCAGTGGGCGCGCGCGCGCGGCCAGTTCGCGTACGCCCTCGAGCTGCGCCCCGGCTATCCGGCCGCGCTCGCCGGCCAGGCGCGCGCGTTGATGCACGAAGGCCGAGAGCGACGGGCTCGCGAGTTGCTGGAACAGTTGGTCGACCAACGTCCGTGGGACGTCGACCTGCGGCTGGACCTCGGCCGGCTCTACTGGCAGGCCGGCGACGTCGACCGCGCGCGCCATCACCTCGAGGCGGTCGTGGCCGCGGCCCCGGAGCGGCTCGACGCGCGGCGGCTTCTCGTACTGGTCCACGCAGCCCGCGGGGACGCCGCCGACCTGGTGAGCGAGCTCGAGGTCGTCCGCGAACTGGCGCCCGACGACGTCGAGGTGCAACTCGACCTCGCGGCCGCTTACGCGGCGGCGGGCCGGCAGGAGGATGCGGTCGCGACCTACCGCGCGGTGCTCGACCGCCATCCGCGCCACCTGCTGGCGCTGGCGTTCCTCGGCGACCTGTACCGCGCGCGCGGCGACCTGGGCGCCGCCATCGCGCTGTACAAGCGCGCGCTGCGCGCGCACCCGGACGACCCGCGGCCGTACTTCCTGCTCGGCGGCGCCTACGTGGCCGCCGGCGACGACGCCGCGGCCAAGCGCGTGTTCTTGCGCGCGCAACGATTCGCCGACTATCTGCCCGAGACGTACAACAACCTCGGGTCGATCCTGTACCGCGCCGGCCGGCTCGGCGAGGCGCGGTGGTACCTGGTTCGCGCGGTCCGCCGGCGGCCGGAGAGCGCGCGCCTCCGCTACAACCTCGCGCTGGTCTACTCGACGCTGCGCGATCTCGACGCCGCCGCCGCGCAGATCGAGGCGGGGTTGTCGCTCGATCCGGATCACGTCGGGCTGCACTACCTGCGGGGCGTGCTCGCGCTGCGCCGCGGCGACGCGGACGCTGCGCGCGCCGCCTTCGAGCGCGTGCTCGCGCTCGATCCGGACCACGAGGATGCGCGGCACAACCTCGCGCTGCTCGACGGCATGCAGCGGCGCGCGGTCGACGGCGAGATCGGGATCGAGTTGCCGCAGCCGGCCCCGTGA
- the lipA gene encoding lipoyl synthase, with translation MRPRKPLAERSTSDRRPGAGRRVGLPLAGEPAARVRRRHPEWIKVRLPTERAFFDVRQMVHELSLHTVCESASCPNIGECWSRRSLTIMILGDICTRSCRFCDVATGRPLPPDPDEPRRVAEMLARLRLEHTVITCVDRDDLPDGGAAHWAATIRAVKERCPQMTLEVLTGDFKGDPACVDVVLAAGPDVFAHNLETVPRLSREVRVQASYPRSYAVLEHARARGAITKTGLMLGLGETVDEVRAVLREVRQLGVDIVTLGQYLQPSPRHLPVARYVSPDEFAALGDYARELGFPHVEAGPLVRSSYHADGQADLVRALRRRGAGPAPGA, from the coding sequence GTGCGACCGAGGAAGCCTTTGGCCGAGCGATCGACATCTGACCGCCGGCCCGGCGCGGGTCGTCGCGTCGGGCTGCCCCTCGCCGGCGAGCCGGCGGCGCGCGTCCGCCGGCGGCATCCCGAATGGATCAAGGTCCGGCTGCCGACCGAGCGCGCGTTCTTCGACGTGCGACAGATGGTGCACGAGCTGTCGCTGCACACGGTGTGCGAGAGCGCGAGCTGCCCCAACATCGGCGAGTGCTGGAGTCGCCGGTCGCTCACCATCATGATTCTGGGCGACATCTGCACCCGGTCGTGCCGTTTTTGCGACGTCGCCACCGGGCGCCCGCTGCCGCCGGATCCGGACGAGCCGCGGCGGGTCGCCGAGATGCTCGCCCGCCTGCGGCTCGAGCACACGGTGATCACCTGCGTCGACCGCGACGACCTGCCCGACGGCGGCGCCGCGCACTGGGCCGCGACGATCCGCGCCGTCAAGGAGCGCTGTCCGCAGATGACGCTCGAAGTGCTCACGGGCGACTTCAAAGGCGACCCCGCGTGCGTCGACGTCGTGCTCGCGGCCGGCCCGGACGTGTTCGCGCACAACCTCGAGACCGTGCCGCGGCTGTCGCGAGAGGTGCGCGTGCAGGCCAGCTACCCGCGCAGCTACGCCGTACTCGAGCACGCCCGCGCGCGCGGCGCGATCACCAAGACCGGGCTGATGCTCGGCCTCGGCGAGACGGTCGACGAGGTGCGCGCCGTGCTGCGCGAGGTGCGGCAGCTCGGCGTCGACATCGTGACGCTCGGCCAGTACCTGCAGCCGTCGCCGCGCCACCTGCCGGTCGCGCGCTACGTGTCGCCCGACGAGTTCGCCGCGCTGGGCGACTACGCGCGCGAACTCGGCTTCCCGCACGTCGAGGCGGGCCCCCTGGTCCGGTCGAGCTACCACGCCGACGGCCAGGCCGACCTGGTGCGCGCGCTGCGACGCCGCGGCGCCGGGCCGGCGCCCGGCGCGTGA
- a CDS encoding carbon-nitrogen hydrolase family protein, with translation MTRVALVAVQMRVTADDLASPAAFAAWVDRHAAAAAGACAGADHRLVVFPENVGALAMLAFAPARARRMATVDRAIAVLAASRPWALARAALDHGTLSPRRAALLALAPPAADLARAAFSRAARRLRATVVGGSYLRAAPGGKLFNSSDTFDPSGRRVATTAKVNLVPGLEDASPTGLGLARGDADAVPIVRTEWGSVATLICYDGFCEPHTRGERFAAVGPRVDAAGCDVIANPAANPWPWDAPWVFAEPGERLLRRDQWRREGLAATLAGLHRARFGVTAHLVGRVLDRAFEGPSEILERTGGGVRVLARAERADAAAVVAAVVDAGEVAVARAGRAGGGYTP, from the coding sequence GTGACCCGGGTCGCGCTGGTCGCGGTGCAGATGCGGGTCACCGCCGACGACCTCGCGTCGCCCGCGGCATTCGCCGCGTGGGTGGACCGGCATGCCGCGGCGGCCGCCGGCGCGTGCGCGGGCGCCGACCACCGGCTCGTGGTGTTTCCCGAAAACGTCGGCGCGCTCGCGATGCTCGCGTTCGCGCCCGCGCGCGCGCGCCGGATGGCGACGGTCGACCGGGCGATCGCGGTCCTGGCGGCATCGCGACCGTGGGCGCTCGCCCGGGCAGCCCTCGACCACGGCACGCTGTCGCCGCGTCGCGCTGCGCTGCTGGCGCTCGCGCCGCCCGCGGCCGACCTCGCGCGCGCCGCGTTCAGCCGCGCCGCGCGCCGCCTGCGCGCCACGGTCGTCGGCGGCAGTTACCTGCGCGCGGCGCCCGGCGGCAAGCTGTTCAACAGCAGCGACACGTTCGATCCGTCGGGCCGGCGCGTCGCGACGACCGCCAAGGTCAACCTGGTGCCCGGGCTCGAGGACGCGAGTCCGACCGGGCTCGGGCTCGCGCGCGGCGACGCGGACGCCGTGCCGATCGTCAGGACCGAGTGGGGTTCGGTCGCCACGTTGATCTGCTACGACGGGTTTTGCGAGCCGCACACGCGCGGCGAGCGGTTCGCGGCGGTCGGCCCGCGCGTCGACGCCGCCGGCTGCGACGTGATCGCCAACCCGGCGGCCAATCCGTGGCCGTGGGACGCGCCCTGGGTGTTCGCCGAGCCGGGGGAGCGGTTGTTGCGGCGCGACCAGTGGCGCCGCGAGGGGCTCGCGGCCACGCTCGCCGGCCTGCACCGCGCGCGCTTCGGCGTCACCGCACATCTCGTCGGCCGCGTGCTCGACCGGGCGTTCGAGGGGCCGTCCGAGATTCTCGAGCGCACCGGCGGCGGCGTGCGCGTCCTCGCGCGCGCCGAGCGGGCCGACGCCGCGGCGGTCGTGGCCGCGGTGGTCGACGCCGGCGAGGTCGCCGTCGCGCGGGCGGGCCGCGCCGGGGGCGGCTACACTCCGTAG
- a CDS encoding MotA/TolQ/ExbB proton channel family protein has product MDTLSDVIQKGGPFFIVNIFFLAIVLALITERTIYFLGRGHINAKAFFEQIKRLLAANNIDRAKKLCDATSAPVARVAKAGLSRIHRGEAAVAQAMEETMVDVLPEVKTRIGALWSMANIVTLTGLLGTVTGLIATFNAVGNAAPAERQEKLAEGIAEALYNTTAGLSIAVICMIAHLLLSTASKKVVADLESFSLRLENMLSDSGQAGAAAHGSPDNG; this is encoded by the coding sequence ATGGACACCCTATCGGACGTCATCCAAAAAGGCGGCCCATTTTTCATCGTCAACATCTTCTTCCTGGCGATCGTCCTCGCCCTGATCACGGAGCGGACGATTTACTTCCTCGGCCGGGGGCACATCAACGCCAAGGCGTTCTTCGAGCAGATCAAGCGCCTGCTCGCCGCCAACAACATCGACCGCGCCAAGAAGCTGTGTGACGCCACGTCGGCGCCCGTGGCGCGCGTCGCCAAGGCGGGCCTGTCGCGGATCCACCGCGGCGAGGCGGCCGTCGCGCAGGCGATGGAAGAGACGATGGTCGACGTGTTGCCGGAGGTCAAGACGCGCATCGGCGCGCTGTGGTCGATGGCCAACATCGTCACCCTTACCGGTCTGCTCGGCACCGTGACCGGCCTCATCGCGACGTTCAACGCGGTCGGCAACGCGGCTCCCGCCGAACGCCAGGAAAAGCTGGCCGAGGGCATCGCGGAGGCGCTCTACAACACGACCGCGGGCCTGTCGATCGCCGTCATCTGTATGATCGCGCACCTGCTGCTGTCGACCGCGTCGAAGAAGGTCGTCGCGGATCTGGAGTCGTTCTCGCTGCGGCTCGAAAACATGCTCAGCGACAGCGGCCAGGCCGGCGCCGCCGCCCACGGCTCGCCGGACAACGGCTAG
- a CDS encoding PBP1A family penicillin-binding protein, which yields MRRWRIFSPLRVAALLMVYGTCAGAGALYAIVGELDADLPRDLRVALDYRPPQATIVFAADGEPIGQFFLEQRYPVDLDRVPRHVQQAFVSAEDRRFWEHQGFDAAGIARAAWANFRGHGITQGASTITQQVMRMLMLGREKTYYRKARELILAWRVERELSKRDILEIYLNHVYLGAGAYGVQAAAKVYFGKDVGALSVAEAAMLAGLPQSPSRYSPVRDFAAAKARQRYVLDRMVADGALTRRAADAAYDEPLGIVTDAAPLNAEVAPYFVEHVRRWAVDRYGDRSVLLGGLRIHTTLDSRKQRAAEAAVREGLEAAAAWIGFRGPIGHVDGAALAAFIEGPPRPAGGDGPAVDARGHLLRHTAYVGAVVDVRDGWRARVDVDVGPVAGRLRRDDARAALRWRSDRGDRLRIGDLVAVKLAAGSDPAAGEVEWALEQPPDVQGALVAIDPATGRIEAMVGGYDYRTSQFNRAVQARRQVGSSIKPFIYAAALAAGYTHLSIVLDAPVAVPTPTGVWRPKNFKREYRGPITLRTALAESVNTVSVRLVQAVGADAVVDVMRRLGIRSRFPIHPSIALGTPDVSLLEMTAAYAALPAGGLRVDPRFVDVVTTAEGVVLEDHRAERPHDRALSPQLAYLVTDLMRGVVRRGTARRARELRRPAAGKTGTSSEFRDAWFIGFTPDAVAGVWVGRDDFTPIAHNATGGRLALPIWLRYMQAAEAGRPIREFSPPEDILFVRASERTGRPAPPGAPDAALVPMLRGTIPEAFLAAVEPAAFRPPPPAP from the coding sequence ATGCGACGCTGGCGGATTTTTTCGCCGCTTCGCGTCGCGGCGTTGCTGATGGTCTACGGCACCTGTGCCGGCGCCGGCGCGCTGTACGCGATCGTCGGCGAACTCGACGCCGACCTGCCGCGCGATCTGCGCGTCGCGCTCGACTACCGGCCGCCGCAGGCGACGATCGTCTTCGCGGCCGACGGCGAACCGATCGGCCAGTTCTTTCTCGAACAGCGCTACCCGGTCGACCTCGACCGCGTTCCGCGCCACGTCCAGCAGGCGTTCGTGTCGGCCGAAGACCGGCGGTTCTGGGAGCACCAGGGCTTCGACGCGGCCGGGATCGCGCGCGCGGCGTGGGCGAATTTCCGCGGGCACGGCATCACCCAGGGCGCGTCGACGATCACCCAGCAGGTGATGCGCATGCTGATGCTCGGCCGCGAGAAGACCTACTACCGCAAGGCGCGCGAACTCATCTTGGCGTGGCGCGTCGAGCGGGAGCTGTCCAAGCGCGACATCCTGGAGATCTACCTCAATCACGTCTACCTCGGCGCGGGCGCCTACGGCGTGCAGGCCGCCGCGAAGGTGTACTTCGGCAAGGACGTCGGCGCGCTGTCGGTCGCCGAGGCGGCGATGCTCGCGGGGCTGCCGCAGAGCCCGTCGCGCTACTCGCCGGTCCGCGACTTCGCCGCGGCCAAGGCGCGCCAGCGCTACGTGCTCGACCGCATGGTGGCCGACGGTGCGCTCACGCGCCGCGCCGCCGACGCCGCATACGACGAGCCGCTCGGCATCGTGACGGATGCGGCGCCGCTCAATGCCGAGGTCGCGCCCTATTTCGTCGAACACGTCCGGCGCTGGGCGGTCGACCGGTACGGCGACCGCAGCGTGCTGCTCGGCGGCCTGCGCATCCACACCACCCTCGACAGCCGCAAGCAGCGCGCGGCGGAGGCGGCGGTGCGCGAGGGGCTCGAGGCGGCCGCCGCGTGGATCGGCTTCCGCGGGCCGATCGGGCACGTCGACGGCGCCGCGCTCGCCGCGTTCATCGAGGGGCCGCCGCGACCGGCCGGCGGCGATGGCCCGGCGGTCGACGCGCGCGGCCACCTGTTGCGCCACACGGCATACGTCGGCGCGGTCGTCGACGTGCGGGACGGCTGGCGCGCGCGCGTCGACGTCGACGTCGGTCCGGTCGCCGGCCGGCTGCGGCGGGACGACGCCCGCGCGGCGCTTCGCTGGCGGTCCGACCGAGGCGATCGGCTGCGCATCGGCGATCTCGTCGCGGTCAAGCTCGCGGCCGGCTCCGACCCCGCGGCCGGCGAAGTCGAGTGGGCGCTCGAGCAGCCGCCGGACGTCCAGGGCGCGCTGGTCGCCATCGACCCGGCCACCGGCCGCATCGAGGCGATGGTCGGCGGCTACGACTACCGCACCAGCCAGTTCAACCGCGCCGTGCAGGCGCGGCGGCAGGTCGGATCGTCGATCAAGCCGTTCATCTACGCCGCGGCGCTCGCGGCCGGCTACACCCACCTGTCCATCGTGCTCGACGCGCCCGTCGCGGTGCCGACGCCGACCGGAGTCTGGCGCCCGAAGAACTTCAAGCGCGAGTACCGCGGGCCGATCACCCTGCGCACGGCGCTGGCCGAGTCCGTCAACACCGTGAGCGTGCGGCTCGTCCAGGCCGTGGGGGCCGACGCCGTCGTCGACGTCATGCGCCGGCTCGGCATCCGGTCGCGATTTCCGATCCATCCCTCCATCGCGCTCGGCACCCCGGACGTGTCGCTGCTCGAGATGACCGCCGCGTACGCGGCGCTGCCCGCTGGCGGCCTGCGCGTCGACCCGCGCTTCGTCGACGTGGTGACGACCGCCGAGGGGGTCGTGCTCGAGGACCACCGCGCGGAGCGCCCGCACGACCGCGCGCTGTCGCCGCAGCTGGCCTACCTCGTCACCGACTTGATGCGCGGCGTGGTCCGGCGCGGCACCGCCAGGCGCGCGCGCGAACTCCGCCGGCCCGCCGCGGGCAAGACCGGCACCTCGTCGGAGTTCCGCGATGCGTGGTTCATCGGCTTCACGCCCGACGCCGTCGCGGGCGTGTGGGTCGGACGCGACGACTTCACGCCGATCGCGCACAACGCGACGGGCGGGCGGCTCGCGCTGCCGATCTGGCTGCGCTACATGCAGGCTGCGGAGGCGGGCCGGCCGATCCGCGAGTTTTCGCCGCCGGAGGACATCCTGTTCGTGCGCGCCAGCGAGCGCACCGGACGCCCCGCCCCGCCGGGCGCGCCGGACGCGGCCCTCGTGCCGATGCTGCGCGGGACGATCCCCGAGGCGTTCCTGGCGGCGGTCGAGCCGGCGGCGTTTCGCCCGCCGCCGCCGGCCCCGTAG
- a CDS encoding serine acetyltransferase: MGTHASHRRSAPDSEALVDALLASYRTSSGAMEHVSSYELPSMDEVARVLDQARALIFPGFVGPGLVRATETELRDYVRERVESLRRTLRRQVYRGLHHKSQLERGTQDLDCPECAERADVITEAFLGELVGLRQQLALDVQAHYEGDPAATGTDEVVFCYPGLYAISVYRIAHALLDLGAKIIPRMMTELAHSRTGIDIHPGARIGRSFFIDHGTGVVIGETTVIGDRVRIYQGVTIGALSVPRGAGRPTGKRHPTIEDDVVIYSGATILGGNTVIGAGAVIGGNCWVTSSVPPGARVTLAGVEPARP; encoded by the coding sequence ATGGGGACGCACGCCAGCCACCGCCGCAGCGCGCCCGACAGCGAGGCGCTCGTCGATGCCCTGCTCGCCAGCTACCGGACCAGCTCCGGCGCGATGGAGCACGTCAGCTCCTACGAGCTGCCCAGCATGGACGAAGTGGCCCGCGTGCTCGACCAGGCGCGGGCGCTCATCTTCCCCGGCTTCGTCGGCCCGGGGCTCGTGCGGGCGACCGAGACCGAGCTGCGCGACTACGTGCGCGAGCGGGTCGAGTCGCTGCGGCGCACGCTGCGCCGGCAGGTGTACCGGGGACTGCACCACAAGAGCCAGCTCGAGCGCGGCACCCAGGACCTCGACTGTCCCGAGTGTGCCGAGCGCGCCGACGTCATCACGGAGGCGTTCCTCGGCGAGCTCGTCGGCCTGCGGCAGCAGTTGGCGCTCGACGTACAGGCCCACTACGAGGGCGACCCGGCGGCGACCGGCACGGACGAGGTCGTGTTCTGCTACCCGGGGCTGTACGCGATCTCCGTCTACCGGATCGCGCACGCGCTGCTCGACCTCGGCGCCAAGATCATCCCTCGCATGATGACCGAGCTGGCGCACAGCCGCACGGGGATCGACATCCACCCCGGCGCGCGCATCGGCCGGTCGTTCTTCATCGACCACGGCACCGGCGTGGTGATCGGCGAGACCACCGTGATCGGGGATCGCGTGCGCATCTACCAGGGCGTGACGATCGGCGCGCTGTCGGTGCCGCGAGGCGCCGGCCGTCCGACCGGCAAGCGCCATCCGACCATCGAGGACGACGTCGTGATCTACTCGGGCGCGACGATCCTCGGCGGCAACACGGTGATCGGCGCCGGCGCGGTGATCGGCGGCAACTGCTGGGTGACGTCGTCGGTTCCGCCGGGCGCGCGCGTGACGCTCGCGGGCGTCGAGCCGGCGCGGCCGTGA